From the Nodularia sp. NIES-3585 genome, one window contains:
- a CDS encoding DUF6658 family protein, translating to MNNVIAFWKKLKLRQILTIFIAGLLLIVSTACSGANPQGANPENPAVQAGGANNPYKGGGDKYTKYRMTTDPKAIEREEKKESDRASLPSDLPVLIAIHRDSEILYPGAETPRGRVEKEKELPIITEKNFQRPAPGGLIQREPNVGTRIQKRVETVQDSVKDASSFLKDKAEEASSRPELQKNPAVGK from the coding sequence ATGAACAACGTGATAGCTTTCTGGAAAAAGTTAAAACTACGTCAGATTCTAACTATCTTTATAGCTGGTCTATTGTTGATAGTTAGCACTGCTTGTAGTGGCGCAAATCCTCAAGGTGCAAATCCCGAAAATCCTGCCGTTCAAGCTGGTGGCGCTAACAATCCTTATAAGGGTGGTGGAGACAAATATACCAAATATAGAATGACCACCGATCCTAAAGCGATTGAAAGAGAAGAGAAAAAAGAAAGTGATCGAGCTAGTTTACCGTCAGATTTACCAGTATTGATTGCCATACATAGAGATTCCGAAATACTTTATCCCGGCGCTGAAACACCCAGAGGTAGAGTTGAAAAAGAAAAAGAATTGCCAATCATCACTGAGAAAAACTTTCAAAGACCTGCTCCTGGTGGTTTGATTCAACGAGAGCCAAATGTAGGAACTCGCATTCAAAAACGTGTTGAAACAGTGCAGGATTCAGTTAAAGATGCTTCTAGTTTCTTGAAAGACAAGGCAGAAGAAGCAAGTTCTCGACCTGAATTACAAAAAAATCCAGCCGTGGGTAAATAG
- the larC gene encoding nickel pincer cofactor biosynthesis protein LarC, producing the protein MIKVAYLQCPTGISGDMCLGALVSLGVPVEYLTEKLNKLGIAQEYKLRVELVQRNGQEATKVHVDLVHNHHHHDHEHDHHHGRHLPEIENMILKAELPSRAEAWSLSVFRQLAVAEGAVHGIAPEKVHFHEVGAVDAIVDIVGTCLGLDWLGIESNHEGLPLLYCSALPTGGGTVRAAHGEMAVPVPAVLKLWEMRGCPVFSNGIDRELVTPTGAAIATTLTTEFGSPPPMAIKQVGLGAGTINLPISNILRLWLGDDRANNSEDTSPNLETITVLETQIDDLNPQAIGYIFEALFAVGAVDVFTQPIGMKKSRPGILLTVICHPENLQTCEAVVFRETTTLGIRRSTQQRAILQREIQSVELKYGQVRVKVAWHGENKDKSIANIQPEYEDCAELARNHNIPWREVQQLALQTWYSQN; encoded by the coding sequence ATGATTAAAGTTGCTTATCTTCAATGTCCGACGGGAATTTCTGGTGATATGTGTCTAGGGGCTTTAGTCAGTTTGGGTGTTCCTGTGGAATATTTAACTGAAAAACTGAATAAATTGGGAATTGCCCAGGAATATAAACTCAGAGTCGAACTTGTGCAACGCAATGGTCAGGAGGCGACGAAAGTTCATGTAGATTTAGTTCACAACCATCACCACCACGACCACGAACATGATCATCATCACGGTCGCCACCTGCCAGAAATAGAAAATATGATCCTCAAAGCCGAATTGCCATCACGGGCAGAAGCTTGGAGTTTGTCCGTATTTCGACAGCTAGCAGTGGCAGAAGGGGCAGTACATGGCATTGCGCCAGAAAAGGTTCATTTCCATGAAGTGGGCGCTGTCGATGCCATTGTGGATATTGTGGGTACGTGCTTGGGGTTGGATTGGTTAGGGATTGAAAGTAATCATGAGGGATTACCTTTACTATACTGTTCAGCGTTGCCCACAGGTGGGGGAACAGTGCGAGCTGCCCACGGTGAGATGGCTGTACCAGTACCAGCTGTATTGAAGTTGTGGGAAATGCGGGGTTGTCCGGTTTTTAGTAACGGCATTGATCGGGAACTCGTGACACCAACAGGGGCGGCGATCGCGACTACCCTAACTACAGAATTTGGTTCACCACCACCAATGGCCATTAAACAAGTAGGACTGGGAGCCGGAACTATCAATTTACCTATTTCTAATATATTACGTCTTTGGCTGGGCGATGATCGCGCTAATAATTCTGAAGATACCAGTCCAAATTTAGAAACCATCACCGTACTTGAAACCCAAATTGATGACTTAAATCCCCAGGCCATCGGCTATATCTTTGAAGCCTTGTTTGCCGTTGGTGCGGTGGATGTTTTCACCCAGCCCATCGGCATGAAAAAGTCCCGTCCAGGAATTTTATTAACTGTCATCTGTCACCCAGAGAATTTACAGACTTGTGAAGCAGTTGTATTCCGAGAAACCACAACTTTAGGAATTCGGCGGAGTACCCAACAGCGCGCTATTTTACAACGGGAAATTCAATCAGTAGAACTTAAATATGGCCAAGTCCGCGTTAAGGTAGCATGGCATGGAGAAAACAAAGATAAATCTATTGCTAACATCCAGCCAGAATATGAAGATTGTGCAGAGTTAGCTCGCAACCACAATATCCCCTGGCGTGAAGTTCAACAATTGGCACTACAAACTTGGTATTCGCAAAATTAG
- a CDS encoding L-threonylcarbamoyladenylate synthase, giving the protein MAKIFAVHPDNPQTRRIEEIKSALSSGAVMLYPTDTVYAIGCDLNAKSAVERVRQIKQLANDKPLTFLCPSLSNVATYAFVSDTAYRIMKRLIPGTYTFLLPATKLVPRLVQSPKRKTTGIRVPDHSVCLALLAALENPIISTSAHLPPDDEPLELDLEPRLSRVELFDRWDNLVDVIIDTGEEPTYEVSTILDLTGDEPMITRQGLGWEEAAGWV; this is encoded by the coding sequence ATGGCAAAAATTTTCGCAGTCCATCCTGATAATCCCCAAACCCGCCGTATAGAGGAAATAAAGTCAGCGCTCTCCAGTGGCGCAGTTATGCTCTACCCTACAGACACAGTTTATGCTATTGGTTGTGATTTAAATGCCAAGTCGGCAGTAGAACGAGTGCGGCAAATTAAACAGCTAGCTAATGATAAACCACTGACATTTTTGTGTCCTTCCCTATCGAATGTGGCAACTTATGCCTTTGTCAGTGATACAGCTTATCGGATTATGAAGCGCTTGATACCAGGGACTTACACGTTTTTACTGCCTGCTACGAAGTTAGTGCCGCGACTAGTACAAAGTCCCAAGCGAAAAACTACTGGGATTCGTGTACCAGACCATTCAGTATGCTTGGCATTGCTAGCCGCGTTGGAAAATCCGATTATTTCAACTTCGGCACATCTACCGCCAGATGATGAACCATTAGAGCTAGATTTAGAACCTAGACTATCACGGGTGGAGCTGTTTGACCGTTGGGATAACTTAGTGGATGTAATTATAGACACTGGAGAGGAACCAACTTATGAGGTTTCTACGATTTTGGACTTGACGGGAGACGAACCAATGATCACAAGGCAGGGTTTAGGTTGGGAAGAAGCAGCAGGGTGGGTATAA
- a CDS encoding HetZ-related protein, with amino-acid sequence MKANLANLPTSQSAFFCNVSPSELLADNHNGLKQLLYQEMRSQVKATSECVEAVSQRIATEVKRICDKSSRIQQSGEIESWQVNLAKHRLQKCLHYYQLGSRRGRVELHSTLGAMVYRHVTISGSELGFNARYSLIEDFLQAFYIEAIKAFRRENELPEDYQPRTQLQLAEYIAFTEQYAKRRINLPGGNNQQLIILRAQGFARRQPQETTVDIEMAVESAKSEEAESYQRNSAVQQIRSQMVAQTNFDPSEESERDRVIAELAKYLESQGQSDCVDYLTLKLQDLSAPEIDQILGLTSRQRDYLQQRFKYHVEKFAKNHHWQLVHQWLGAGLEQKLGLTSGQWETFVSVLSPEQQEILQLKVSRQSDQAIAKTIKCTPKQLQKRWTQMLELAWDIRNGQNDVQAS; translated from the coding sequence ATGAAAGCCAACCTTGCAAATCTACCTACTTCACAATCTGCTTTTTTCTGCAATGTTTCACCGTCAGAATTGCTAGCGGATAATCACAATGGCTTGAAACAACTGCTATATCAAGAAATGCGATCGCAAGTCAAGGCGACATCTGAGTGTGTAGAAGCTGTATCACAGCGTATAGCTACAGAAGTTAAAAGAATATGTGATAAAAGCTCCCGCATTCAACAATCTGGGGAAATCGAGTCATGGCAAGTTAATTTAGCGAAGCATCGCCTGCAAAAGTGCCTACATTATTACCAACTGGGTTCCAGACGGGGAAGAGTGGAATTACATAGTACTTTAGGTGCTATGGTTTACCGCCATGTGACTATTTCTGGTTCGGAGTTGGGGTTTAATGCTCGTTACAGTCTGATTGAAGATTTTCTGCAAGCGTTTTATATCGAAGCTATCAAAGCTTTTCGACGGGAAAACGAACTACCAGAAGATTATCAGCCCCGGACTCAGTTGCAATTGGCAGAATACATTGCGTTTACAGAACAATACGCCAAACGCCGGATTAATTTACCTGGGGGCAATAATCAGCAATTAATTATTCTCCGCGCCCAAGGTTTTGCCCGTCGTCAGCCTCAGGAAACGACTGTAGATATTGAAATGGCGGTGGAATCTGCTAAGAGTGAAGAGGCGGAATCTTACCAGCGTAACTCGGCGGTGCAACAAATTCGGTCACAGATGGTTGCCCAAACTAATTTTGATCCTTCCGAGGAGTCGGAACGCGATCGCGTGATTGCCGAATTGGCTAAATACTTGGAATCTCAAGGTCAATCTGACTGTGTGGACTACCTGACGCTGAAGTTACAAGACCTCTCCGCCCCAGAAATTGACCAAATTCTCGGTTTAACTAGCCGTCAGCGCGATTATTTACAACAGCGGTTTAAATACCATGTGGAAAAATTCGCCAAAAATCACCATTGGCAATTAGTTCATCAATGGTTAGGTGCGGGTTTAGAGCAAAAGTTGGGTTTAACTTCTGGGCAATGGGAAACTTTTGTCAGTGTACTATCTCCTGAGCAGCAAGAAATTTTGCAGTTGAAAGTTAGCCGACAGAGTGATCAGGCGATCGCTAAAACTATTAAATGCACACCCAAACAGCTACAAAAGCGCTGGACTCAAATGCTAGAACTAGCATGGGATATCCGTAATGGTCAAAATGATGTTCAAGCCAGTTAA
- a CDS encoding PD-(D/E)XK nuclease superfamily protein, producing the protein MALTQGGRANQAGRILETNVESILIGHSYFQVGNHVSKDFLLTANLLKKRYAKQVSIGNGIYQTSLKVDFYVVGLPVMPSGLIIECKWQESGGSVDEKYPYLNLNIQNSYPAPTIVVIGGEGMREGAIQWLRKQVTANNNLLAVQTLDRFIAWSNKNL; encoded by the coding sequence ATGGCTCTAACTCAAGGTGGACGGGCAAATCAGGCAGGTAGAATTTTAGAAACTAATGTAGAAAGTATCTTAATTGGACATAGTTATTTCCAAGTAGGAAACCATGTAAGCAAAGACTTTTTATTAACTGCCAACTTATTAAAAAAACGCTATGCAAAACAAGTTAGTATCGGCAATGGAATTTATCAAACTAGCCTGAAAGTTGACTTTTATGTAGTCGGGTTACCTGTCATGCCATCTGGATTAATTATTGAATGTAAATGGCAAGAAAGTGGTGGCTCAGTTGATGAAAAGTATCCTTATTTGAATTTGAATATTCAAAACTCTTACCCAGCACCAACTATAGTAGTCATCGGCGGTGAAGGCATGAGAGAAGGTGCAATTCAATGGCTCAGAAAACAAGTTACAGCTAACAATAATTTATTAGCTGTACAAACTTTGGATAGATTTATCGCCTGGTCAAATAAAAATCTTTAA
- a CDS encoding DNA adenine methylase, translating to MVSQIPKETCPRPFLKWAGGKSRLISQYIPYFPKQYKTYYEPFLGGGAIFFYLHPPAAILTDINAELITTYRCVRDRVEELIGLLQKHQKWHNKDYYYDVRASPGGSDLEKAARLIYLNKTCFNGLYRVNSQGKFNVPLGRYKNPNICPENILRAASAALATAEIKQADFTNILKYATSSDDFVFLDPPYHPISNTSYFTGYNGNSFIEKDQERLRDTCAELASRGVKVMVCNSDCELVRKLYSQINFKIYPIAASRSINCNIKNRGMINELLITSY from the coding sequence ATGGTAAGTCAAATCCCCAAAGAAACTTGCCCGCGTCCCTTTTTAAAGTGGGCAGGGGGGAAAAGTCGGTTAATTTCACAATATATTCCCTATTTCCCCAAGCAATATAAAACTTACTACGAGCCATTTTTAGGTGGGGGAGCGATTTTTTTCTATCTCCATCCTCCAGCAGCAATATTAACTGATATTAATGCCGAATTAATTACAACTTATCGCTGTGTTAGAGATCGTGTTGAGGAATTAATCGGTCTGCTGCAAAAACACCAAAAGTGGCATAACAAAGACTATTATTATGATGTCAGAGCCTCTCCTGGAGGCAGCGATTTAGAAAAAGCGGCTCGTTTAATTTATCTGAATAAAACTTGTTTTAATGGACTTTATCGAGTTAATTCCCAAGGTAAATTCAATGTGCCGTTAGGGAGATATAAAAATCCTAATATTTGTCCGGAAAATATCCTGCGCGCCGCCTCAGCCGCCCTTGCTACAGCAGAAATTAAACAAGCTGATTTTACAAATATCCTCAAGTATGCGACTAGCAGTGATGATTTCGTGTTTTTAGATCCACCTTATCATCCCATAAGTAATACTAGCTATTTCACAGGTTATAATGGAAATTCTTTTATTGAGAAAGACCAAGAACGCTTGAGAGATACTTGTGCCGAATTAGCCAGTCGGGGAGTGAAAGTTATGGTGTGTAATTCTGATTGTGAACTGGTGAGAAAACTGTACAGTCAAATTAATTTTAAGATTTATCCCATAGCAGCATCACGTTCAATTAATTGTAATATTAAAAATCGGGGGATGATTAACGAATTATTGATTACATCATATTAA
- a CDS encoding DUF751 family protein — MFDGFWDNVFRYPRYFITILLGVFLNSIEPLMPLLKRPVTMIALLGFFVGTLVFVSLTVRAMLGFSAV, encoded by the coding sequence ATGTTTGACGGATTTTGGGATAACGTCTTTCGCTACCCCCGGTACTTCATTACTATCCTCTTAGGGGTGTTTCTGAACTCAATTGAGCCATTAATGCCACTGCTAAAACGCCCTGTCACTATGATCGCTCTCTTGGGTTTCTTTGTGGGTACTCTAGTTTTTGTGAGTCTCACCGTCCGGGCGATGCTGGGCTTTAGTGCAGTCTAG
- the rbfA gene encoding 30S ribosome-binding factor RbfA, producing the protein MATNRRISRVAELIKREVSQMLLHGIKDDRVGTGMVSVTFVDVSGDLQHAKVYVSIYGTESAKSETMAGLKSATGYVRSELGSRVRLRRTPEVIFIEDDSIEEGNKVLSLLNKLEDARSPDSLIAAENTTAEDDEL; encoded by the coding sequence ATGGCTACTAATCGCCGCATTTCCCGCGTTGCTGAGTTGATTAAACGGGAAGTTAGCCAAATGCTACTCCACGGTATTAAAGACGATCGTGTGGGTACTGGAATGGTCAGTGTTACCTTTGTAGATGTTTCGGGTGATCTCCAACACGCCAAAGTCTACGTCAGTATTTATGGTACAGAGTCAGCCAAATCAGAAACAATGGCAGGCTTAAAGTCAGCTACGGGTTATGTTCGTAGCGAACTTGGTTCACGAGTTAGGTTGCGTCGTACCCCAGAAGTGATTTTTATCGAAGATGATTCCATAGAAGAGGGTAATAAGGTGCTGTCACTCTTAAACAAACTCGAAGATGCGCGATCGCCTGACAGTTTGATAGCGGCCGAGAATACTACCGCTGAAGATGATGAATTGTAA
- a CDS encoding DUF4327 family protein, whose amino-acid sequence MSVNTVPSINYYSYYSLDVIQDEARRLVERGMVSRQQPIYTLCQYIPAREWVCVECELEKCDFLLRDRIGDLIGREQWEND is encoded by the coding sequence ATGAGTGTGAATACGGTGCCTTCTATAAACTACTACTCTTACTACTCTTTGGATGTGATCCAAGATGAAGCTCGCCGACTGGTGGAAAGGGGAATGGTCAGCCGGCAACAGCCAATATATACCCTGTGCCAATACATTCCTGCGAGAGAGTGGGTTTGTGTTGAATGTGAGTTAGAAAAATGTGATTTTTTATTACGCGATCGCATTGGTGATTTGATTGGTCGTGAACAATGGGAAAACGACTAA
- a CDS encoding helix-turn-helix domain-containing protein has protein sequence MLLSIKTKLKLNESQKTMMSKHAGIARFTYNWGLATWQNLYNDGLKPDKYLLKKFFNNHVKPEYTWIKEKGICQKITQLGI, from the coding sequence ATGCTTTTATCTATCAAAACCAAACTCAAGTTGAACGAATCTCAAAAAACAATGATGAGTAAACACGCAGGCATTGCTCGGTTTACTTACAACTGGGGTTTAGCTACTTGGCAAAATTTGTACAACGATGGATTAAAGCCTGATAAATACCTCCTCAAGAAATTCTTTAACAACCACGTCAAGCCTGAATATACCTGGATTAAAGAAAAAGGTATCTGTCAAAAAATTACTCAATTAGGGATTTAA
- a CDS encoding PhoX family phosphatase: MKGHLHPKNNITINPSGNESILDVIGRVSIKRRRFVMTAVGTSALTVLGDISLSGFLQTVEAAPVPAGLGFGGIGFESIEPNLRNPATGLLEKDLVTVPKGYTARILSAWGDPIMPGAPNWLPNASQDAAAQEKQVGMNHDGMHFFPLPGLSFYNRTSGLQVPVEGRAYNNRGILCVNHEYTQEYFLHPGGNTVMTIEKARKSQAAHGVSIQEISKDRFGNSWSVNSNSSYGRRITANTEMRVSGPAAGDALMKSKKFSIQPTGSVEIGINDGYTAYGTVNNCAHGVTPWGTYLTCEENFQGYFANPNPDIVNIPGLEDKAADIRNGQSRYGIPAASNSYRWPEVDPRFDAYNNPLEPHLFGWVVEIDPYDPQSKPVKRTSMGRIRHESAQYVVDENNRLAYYMGDDNVNEYIYKFVCSRQYNSRVRGANRDLLDEGILYVAKFNDNGTGEWLPLVHSQGGLTEENGFKNQAEVLIKTRQAADRVGATMMDRPEWMGVRPRIGGFNEVEVYCTLTNNSRRGTNPPSVNTPDGINPAGSARPPVDAANPRPNNSYGHVIRWRETGRSVTANTFNWDIYVLNGDKQNPDPIRQGNINGDDFGSPDGLWFDYYGRLWIQTDQSGTGTGDYINIGSNSMVCANPNDPREIKLFLTSPTDCEVTGVITTPDHRTMFVNVQHPGSRGSAANPNSNSDWPHSQGYGPSGRPRSATVVITRDDGGIIGA; this comes from the coding sequence ATGAAAGGTCACCTTCATCCTAAGAATAATATCACTATCAACCCATCCGGTAACGAGTCAATCCTTGACGTGATTGGGCGCGTCAGCATTAAGCGTAGACGCTTTGTGATGACAGCTGTAGGTACCTCAGCCCTAACTGTATTAGGTGATATCTCCCTCAGTGGTTTTCTCCAAACTGTGGAAGCAGCACCAGTTCCCGCCGGGCTGGGATTTGGTGGTATCGGTTTCGAGAGCATTGAGCCAAATCTCCGTAACCCAGCCACAGGACTACTAGAGAAGGATCTTGTTACCGTTCCTAAAGGTTACACAGCCAGAATATTATCGGCTTGGGGTGATCCCATCATGCCCGGTGCGCCAAACTGGCTACCTAATGCTTCCCAGGATGCTGCTGCACAGGAAAAGCAAGTCGGAATGAACCATGACGGGATGCACTTCTTCCCTCTCCCAGGACTGAGCTTTTACAACCGGACATCGGGGTTGCAAGTGCCTGTTGAAGGACGCGCATACAATAATCGGGGGATACTATGCGTTAACCACGAGTATACCCAAGAATACTTCCTGCATCCCGGCGGTAATACCGTCATGACAATTGAGAAAGCTAGGAAGTCTCAAGCTGCTCACGGCGTATCTATCCAAGAAATATCCAAAGACAGATTTGGTAATAGCTGGAGTGTTAATAGCAATTCTAGTTATGGTCGCCGTATCACTGCTAACACAGAAATGCGAGTTTCTGGACCTGCGGCAGGTGATGCGCTGATGAAATCAAAGAAATTCTCGATTCAACCTACTGGCTCGGTTGAAATTGGCATCAACGATGGCTACACTGCTTATGGTACAGTTAACAACTGCGCCCACGGTGTAACTCCCTGGGGTACTTACCTCACCTGTGAAGAGAACTTTCAAGGCTACTTTGCCAACCCTAATCCAGATATAGTTAACATTCCTGGTCTAGAGGATAAAGCAGCTGATATCCGCAATGGACAGAGCCGATACGGTATCCCCGCTGCGTCTAACAGTTATCGCTGGCCTGAAGTTGATCCACGCTTTGATGCTTATAACAATCCCCTGGAACCCCATTTGTTCGGCTGGGTAGTGGAGATTGATCCTTATGATCCCCAAAGCAAACCTGTGAAGCGCACTTCTATGGGTCGCATCAGACACGAGAGCGCTCAGTATGTTGTTGATGAAAACAACCGTCTGGCTTATTATATGGGTGACGACAACGTAAACGAGTATATCTATAAGTTCGTTTGCTCTCGACAATATAATTCTAGAGTTCGTGGTGCTAACCGTGACCTTCTTGATGAAGGTATTCTGTATGTTGCCAAATTCAACGATAACGGTACTGGTGAATGGCTACCTCTGGTTCACAGTCAAGGCGGCCTCACAGAAGAGAACGGATTTAAGAACCAAGCTGAAGTCCTGATTAAGACCAGACAGGCTGCTGACAGAGTTGGCGCAACCATGATGGACCGCCCAGAGTGGATGGGTGTACGTCCTCGCATTGGTGGTTTCAATGAAGTTGAAGTTTACTGTACTTTGACTAATAACAGTCGTCGGGGAACAAATCCGCCTTCGGTGAATACTCCAGACGGCATAAACCCTGCTGGTAGTGCGCGTCCTCCAGTTGATGCTGCTAATCCACGTCCTAACAACTCTTACGGTCACGTTATCCGTTGGCGTGAGACTGGACGCAGCGTGACAGCGAACACCTTCAATTGGGATATTTATGTTTTGAATGGGGACAAACAAAACCCCGACCCAATTCGTCAAGGCAACATCAATGGTGATGACTTCGGCTCACCAGACGGTCTTTGGTTCGACTACTACGGTCGTCTCTGGATTCAAACTGACCAATCAGGTACCGGTACAGGTGACTATATCAATATCGGCAGTAACTCAATGGTTTGTGCCAACCCTAATGATCCTAGAGAGATTAAGCTTTTCTTGACCAGCCCCACAGACTGTGAAGTGACTGGTGTGATCACTACACCTGATCACAGAACCATGTTCGTTAACGTTCAGCACCCAGGTTCTCGCGGAAGTGCTGCCAATCCTAACAGCAACAGCGACTGGCCACATAGTCAAGGTTATGGCCCATCTGGTCGCCCCCGTTCTGCAACTGTGGTAATTACCCGTGATGACGGTGGCATTATTGGGGCTTAA
- a CDS encoding glycosyltransferase family 2 protein, giving the protein MGNTVKGETVFFSVVIPTYNRQPILEKCLRALEVQELRISSAVTDYEIVLVDDGSSDRTLEWLVAHKEEFPHVRWFQQDHAGPAAARNLGVEKARGDTIIFIDSDLVVLQNFLQAHADALMQGREKLASDSFFTYGAVINTCNFDNPTAEPYKITDFSAAFFATGNVAISKHWLEKAGLFDNRFQLYGWEDLELGVRLKKLGLQLIKCPAAVGYHWHPPFNLEQIPRLIDQEIQRGRMGVLFYQKHPSWEVRMMIQMTWFHRLLWGILSLNGTLNERTMAPFLQWLINLGKPQLALEIARIFLNWYNVKGVYAAYREMPDK; this is encoded by the coding sequence ATGGGTAATACTGTTAAGGGTGAGACTGTGTTTTTTAGCGTTGTTATACCGACTTACAATCGCCAGCCGATTTTAGAAAAATGCCTCCGCGCTTTGGAGGTGCAGGAGTTAAGGATATCTAGTGCAGTTACTGATTACGAAATCGTCCTAGTTGATGATGGTTCTAGCGATCGCACCTTAGAATGGTTGGTAGCACACAAAGAAGAATTTCCCCATGTCCGATGGTTTCAACAAGACCACGCGGGACCTGCTGCTGCTCGCAATTTGGGGGTAGAGAAAGCACGGGGAGACACAATTATCTTTATTGATAGTGATTTGGTGGTGCTGCAAAATTTCCTGCAAGCTCATGCAGATGCACTGATGCAGGGAAGGGAGAAATTGGCAAGCGATAGTTTTTTTACCTACGGTGCAGTCATTAATACTTGCAACTTCGATAACCCAACAGCAGAACCTTATAAAATCACAGATTTTTCCGCAGCTTTTTTTGCCACAGGTAATGTAGCTATTTCCAAACATTGGCTAGAGAAAGCCGGACTGTTTGATAACAGATTTCAACTCTATGGTTGGGAAGATTTAGAATTAGGTGTCAGACTGAAAAAGCTGGGACTACAACTGATTAAATGTCCAGCAGCAGTTGGCTATCACTGGCATCCACCATTTAACTTAGAGCAAATACCTCGTTTGATTGACCAAGAAATTCAACGGGGACGCATGGGAGTTTTATTTTATCAAAAGCATCCCTCTTGGGAAGTGCGAATGATGATTCAGATGACTTGGTTTCATCGTTTACTTTGGGGTATTCTCTCGCTCAATGGCACACTTAACGAGCGCACAATGGCTCCTTTCTTGCAATGGCTAATCAATTTAGGTAAACCCCAGTTAGCGTTAGAAATTGCGCGAATTTTCTTGAATTGGTACAACGTCAAAGGAGTTTATGCTGCTTATAGGGAAATGCCAGATAAATAA